In Scatophagus argus isolate fScaArg1 chromosome 3, fScaArg1.pri, whole genome shotgun sequence, one genomic interval encodes:
- the sycp1 gene encoding synaptonemal complex protein 1 isoform X2, whose translation MERDRGFNFKLFVPPRVNSGQVSPVQPQGYSKSFDKFAQSMSFPNTSLVAPTKPTRQDLPKMKVVPPMEKDKMNCSPGQLYSQLFDEVEKIKCWKAQVDTDTMQKERRLQENKRTIETQRKAIQELQFANESLTIKLEEHISENEDLRNKNNATRNLCNILKDTFQRSAEKIHLFESEREETHHLFLRNSESIQKLIAAFESLRVRAEADQQEMEKVKEDFLHFEDLKEKEIAVLQTKLKDKENELQQILLDFHETQKQCKQLQDATDEQCELLKSTKTEQESFLQELRSAEQRCKETEKNCEAITAALEQSKKKYVEMIQSKDLNLEEISKVKNQQAEKLEQIQATVLDLQNSLALEIQRAKELEDKLMANNKELERRNTLLGETMEQSAKKDAQIKLLEDKLDKESKSTDSMKNKIDVTETKVKELTAELSMKTKETQLLKNEAEVAFAENGLLKMACEAAEKAQENLKEKSTVIEIKVQELEAQFLTESKKNREHTCQVEQLRKDITQHEEQYKELLSNFNELQSEKTAIQRQFEYGSSNMKAEMKVSEEKVVKLTREIQRLKEENQCLREETNSIKTRFQGEYLKTDTLQRKIEENCEHLQKNIAAKEKQIKAMETKNKLLKKQMAKDAAKSSQLENVINGLHEESQNLKRLNEEGHQKLLKNLESKSAFATELENEVHQLRLTAAEAIKNKEDTERKCQHKIADMVALMEKHKSQYDRMVEKKDAELEENKKKERDIAALRKSLELDLEKYKTHNEQLKQQLRTEVAEKENLQKELTDLKKEMLSVNVTQLSEVMNKQLPASNCKQGKCSEAPKESSSKRHVFYFSKTKKPPSCSKDDGFSAVMKKSESDTESIRTSGRTTPKTKEIYNEDLQTPRRITNSAGKRSKIKSYRIRTPPALAAHWAKHSIELDPKSDSSDQNDVLRFASASTPEFSAPLCKGSMRKIQSPVKNKSPGNSLKLAAVKRMRDSGWTAVIGCDKKKRKSNEKIFA comes from the exons atggagagagaccgAGGTTTTAActtcaaactgtttgtaccTCCCAGGGTGAATAGTGGACAGGTGTCTCCTGTTCAACCTCAG GGTTACAGTAAATCTTTTGACAAATTTGCGCAGAGCATGTCATTCCCCAATACAAGCTTGGTTGCACCAACTAAACCAACCAGACAAG aCCTTCCCAAGATGAAAGTTGTGCCACCAATGGAAAAGGACAAG ATGAATTGCAGTCCTGGACAGCTTTATTCTCAGCTGTTTGATGAAGTTGAGAAAATTAAGTGCTGGAAGGCCCAGGTTGACACTGACACCATGCAAAAGGAAAGGAGactgcaagaaaacaaaagaacaattgAAACTCAGCGCAAAGCCATTCAAGAATTGCAG tttgcAAATGAAAGTCTTACCATAAAGTTGGAGGAACATATCAGTGAAAATGAGGATTTGAGAAACAA GAACAACGCAACAAGAAACTTGTGCAACATCCTCAAAGATACTTTTCAGCGGTCAgctgagaaaatacatttat TTGAATCTGAGAGGGAAGAAACACATCACCTGTTCTTGAGAAACAGTGAAAGTATTCAG aaaTTAATTGCAGCATTTGAAAGCCTTCGTGTTCGAGCTGAAGCTGATCAACAGGAGATGgagaaag tcaaaGAGGACTTTCTGCACTTTGAAGATCtaaaagagaaagag ATTGCAGTCCTTCAAACAAAACTCAAGGATAAGGAAAATGAACTTCAGCAAATCCTGCTTGATTTCCATGAAACCCAGAAGCAATGCAAACAGCTTCAAGATGCAACAG ATGAACAATGTGAACTTctcaaaagcacaaaaactgaACAGGAATCCTTTCTTCAAGAACTACGCTCTGCAGAGCAGCGCTGTAAAGAAACTGAG AAAAATTGTGAAGCTATCACTGCAGCGCTggaacaaagcaaaaagaaatatGTAGAGATGATTCAAAGCAAAGACTTAAACTTGGAGGAGATCAGCAAAGTCAAAAATCAACAAGCAGAGAAGCTGGAGCAGATTCAAGCAACTGTTCTGGATCTACAGAATTCACTAGCCTTAGAGATACAAAG GGCCAAGGAGCTTGAGGATAAACTCATGGCAAACAACAAGGAGCttgaaagaagaaacacactTTTAG GAGAGACCATGGAACAGAGTGCAAAGAAAGATGCTCAGATCAAGCTCCTTGAAGATAAACTG GACAAGGAATCAAAATCCACTGACTCCATGAAGAATAAGATTGATGTCACTGAAACCAAAGTGAAGGAACTCACGGCCGAACTTTCTATGAAAACTAAAGAAACCCAGCTTTTAAAG AATGAAGCAGAGGTTGCCTTCGCTGAAAATGGTCTACTGAAGATGGCTTGTGAAGCTGCTGAAAAGGCACAAGAAAATTTAAAGGAGAAGTCCACAGTGATAGAG ATCAAAGTGCAGGAGCTGGAGGCACAGTTCTTAactgaaagcaagaaaaacagagaacacacctgtcaggtggagCAACTTAGAAAAGACATTACACAGCATGA AGAACAGTACAAAGAGCTACTATCCAACTTTAACGAGCTCCAGTCTGAGAAGACAGCCATTCAACGGCAGTTTGAGTATGGATCGTCTAATATGAAGGCAGAGATGAAG GTGAGTGAGGAGAAGGTTGTGAAGCTCACAAGAGAAATTCaaagactgaaagaagaaaatcaatgTTTACG agaggagacaaactCCATTAAAACCAGATTTCAAGGGGAATATCTGAAAACTGACACTCTACAGAGGAAAATAGAGGAAAAT TGTGAACATCTGCAGAAGAATAttgcagcaaaagaaaaacaaatcaaagctATGGAAACAAAG AATAAATTGCTTAAGAAACAAATGGCAAAGGATGCTGCAAAGTCTAGTCAACTTGAAAATGTG atcAATGGTCTTCATGAGGAGTCCCAGAACCTTAAAAGACTGAACGAGGAAGGCCATCAGAAATTGCTTAAGAATCTTGAGTCCAAATCAGCCTTTGCAACAGAGCTTGAGAATGAG GTACATCAGCTCCGATTAACTGCAGCAGAGGCGATCAAAAACAAGGAAGACACAGAGCGCAAGTGTCAGCACAAGATAGCAGATATGGTTGcactgatggaaaaacacaag AGCCAGTACGACCGGATGGTTGAAAAAAAGGATGCAGAGCTTGaagagaacaagaagaaagagagggacatCGCTGCTCTCAGAAAATCACTG GAGTTGGATCTCGAAAAGTATAAGACGCATAATGAGCAGCTGAAGCAACAGCTAAGGACAGAAGTGGCAGAGAAG GAAAACCTGCAGAAGGAGCTAACTGAtttgaagaaagaaatgttatCTGTGAatgtcactcagctgtcagAAGTAATGAACAAGCAG TTACCTGCCTCAAACTGTAAACAAGGGAAATGTTCAGAGGCTCCAAAAGAGAGCTCTTCAAAGAGACACGTGTTTTATTTCTCCAAGACCAAGAAACCTCCCTCCTGCAGCAAAGATGATGGATTTTCAGCAGTTATGAAGAAATCT GAATCTGACACTGAATCCATCAGAACATCAGGTCGAACAACACCAAAGACCAAG GAAATTTACAATGAAGACCTGCAAACTCCAAGAAGAATAACAAACAGTGCTGGCAAAAGATCAAAGATCAAA TCCTACAGAATAAGGACACCTCCTGCTCTGGCAGCACACTGGGCAAAGCACAGCATAGAGCTTGACCCCAAGTCTGACAGCTCTGATCAAAATGATGTCTTG AGATTTGCAAGTGCATCCACCCCCGAgttttctgctccactctgcAAAGGCAGCATGCGGAAG ATCCAGAGCCCTGTCAAGAATAAGTCACCAGGGAACTCCTTGAAGCTAGCTGCAGTGAAAAGGATGAGAGATTCTGGTTGGACAGCTGTTATTggctgtgacaaaaaaaagaggaagagcaatGAGAAGATCTTTGCTTAA
- the sycp1 gene encoding synaptonemal complex protein 1 isoform X4 has translation MERDRGFNFKLFVPPRVNSGQVSPVQPQGYSKSFDKFAQSMSFPNTSLVAPTKPTRQDLPKMKVVPPMEKDKMNCSPGQLYSQLFDEVEKIKCWKAQVDTDTMQKERRLQENKRTIETQRKAIQELQFANESLTIKLEEHISENEDLRNKNNATRNLCNILKDTFQRSAEKIHLFESEREETHHLFLRNSESIQKLIAAFESLRVRAEADQQEMEKVKEDFLHFEDLKEKEIAVLQTKLKDKENELQQILLDFHETQKQCKQLQDATDEQCELLKSTKTEQESFLQELRSAEQRCKETEKNCEAITAALEQSKKKYVEMIQSKDLNLEEISKVKNQQAEKLEQIQATVLDLQNSLALEIQRAKELEDKLMANNKELERRNTLLGETMEQSAKKDAQIKLLEDKLDKESKSTDSMKNKIDVTETKVKELTAELSMKTKETQLLKNEAEVAFAENGLLKMACEAAEKAQENLKEKSTVIEIKVQELEAQFLTESKKNREHTCQVEQLRKDITQHEEQYKELLSNFNELQSEKTAIQRQFEYGSSNMKAEMKVSEEKVVKLTREIQRLKEENQCLREETNSIKTRFQGEYLKTDTLQRKIEENNKLLKKQMAKDAAKSSQLENVINGLHEESQNLKRLNEEGHQKLLKNLESKSAFATELENEVHQLRLTAAEAIKNKEDTERKCQHKIADMVALMEKHKSQYDRMVEKKDAELEENKKKERDIAALRKSLELDLEKYKTHNEQLKQQLRTEVAEKENLQKELTDLKKEMLSVNVTQLSEVMNKQLPASNCKQGKCSEAPKESSSKRHVFYFSKTKKPPSCSKDDGFSAVMKKSESDTESIRTSGRTTPKTKEIYNEDLQTPRRITNSAGKRSKIKSYRIRTPPALAAHWAKHSIELDPKSDSSDQNDVLRFASASTPEFSAPLCKGSMRKIQSPVKNKSPGNSLKLAAVKRMRDSGWTAVIGCDKKKRKSNEKIFA, from the exons atggagagagaccgAGGTTTTAActtcaaactgtttgtaccTCCCAGGGTGAATAGTGGACAGGTGTCTCCTGTTCAACCTCAG GGTTACAGTAAATCTTTTGACAAATTTGCGCAGAGCATGTCATTCCCCAATACAAGCTTGGTTGCACCAACTAAACCAACCAGACAAG aCCTTCCCAAGATGAAAGTTGTGCCACCAATGGAAAAGGACAAG ATGAATTGCAGTCCTGGACAGCTTTATTCTCAGCTGTTTGATGAAGTTGAGAAAATTAAGTGCTGGAAGGCCCAGGTTGACACTGACACCATGCAAAAGGAAAGGAGactgcaagaaaacaaaagaacaattgAAACTCAGCGCAAAGCCATTCAAGAATTGCAG tttgcAAATGAAAGTCTTACCATAAAGTTGGAGGAACATATCAGTGAAAATGAGGATTTGAGAAACAA GAACAACGCAACAAGAAACTTGTGCAACATCCTCAAAGATACTTTTCAGCGGTCAgctgagaaaatacatttat TTGAATCTGAGAGGGAAGAAACACATCACCTGTTCTTGAGAAACAGTGAAAGTATTCAG aaaTTAATTGCAGCATTTGAAAGCCTTCGTGTTCGAGCTGAAGCTGATCAACAGGAGATGgagaaag tcaaaGAGGACTTTCTGCACTTTGAAGATCtaaaagagaaagag ATTGCAGTCCTTCAAACAAAACTCAAGGATAAGGAAAATGAACTTCAGCAAATCCTGCTTGATTTCCATGAAACCCAGAAGCAATGCAAACAGCTTCAAGATGCAACAG ATGAACAATGTGAACTTctcaaaagcacaaaaactgaACAGGAATCCTTTCTTCAAGAACTACGCTCTGCAGAGCAGCGCTGTAAAGAAACTGAG AAAAATTGTGAAGCTATCACTGCAGCGCTggaacaaagcaaaaagaaatatGTAGAGATGATTCAAAGCAAAGACTTAAACTTGGAGGAGATCAGCAAAGTCAAAAATCAACAAGCAGAGAAGCTGGAGCAGATTCAAGCAACTGTTCTGGATCTACAGAATTCACTAGCCTTAGAGATACAAAG GGCCAAGGAGCTTGAGGATAAACTCATGGCAAACAACAAGGAGCttgaaagaagaaacacactTTTAG GAGAGACCATGGAACAGAGTGCAAAGAAAGATGCTCAGATCAAGCTCCTTGAAGATAAACTG GACAAGGAATCAAAATCCACTGACTCCATGAAGAATAAGATTGATGTCACTGAAACCAAAGTGAAGGAACTCACGGCCGAACTTTCTATGAAAACTAAAGAAACCCAGCTTTTAAAG AATGAAGCAGAGGTTGCCTTCGCTGAAAATGGTCTACTGAAGATGGCTTGTGAAGCTGCTGAAAAGGCACAAGAAAATTTAAAGGAGAAGTCCACAGTGATAGAG ATCAAAGTGCAGGAGCTGGAGGCACAGTTCTTAactgaaagcaagaaaaacagagaacacacctgtcaggtggagCAACTTAGAAAAGACATTACACAGCATGA AGAACAGTACAAAGAGCTACTATCCAACTTTAACGAGCTCCAGTCTGAGAAGACAGCCATTCAACGGCAGTTTGAGTATGGATCGTCTAATATGAAGGCAGAGATGAAG GTGAGTGAGGAGAAGGTTGTGAAGCTCACAAGAGAAATTCaaagactgaaagaagaaaatcaatgTTTACG agaggagacaaactCCATTAAAACCAGATTTCAAGGGGAATATCTGAAAACTGACACTCTACAGAGGAAAATAGAGGAAAAT AATAAATTGCTTAAGAAACAAATGGCAAAGGATGCTGCAAAGTCTAGTCAACTTGAAAATGTG atcAATGGTCTTCATGAGGAGTCCCAGAACCTTAAAAGACTGAACGAGGAAGGCCATCAGAAATTGCTTAAGAATCTTGAGTCCAAATCAGCCTTTGCAACAGAGCTTGAGAATGAG GTACATCAGCTCCGATTAACTGCAGCAGAGGCGATCAAAAACAAGGAAGACACAGAGCGCAAGTGTCAGCACAAGATAGCAGATATGGTTGcactgatggaaaaacacaag AGCCAGTACGACCGGATGGTTGAAAAAAAGGATGCAGAGCTTGaagagaacaagaagaaagagagggacatCGCTGCTCTCAGAAAATCACTG GAGTTGGATCTCGAAAAGTATAAGACGCATAATGAGCAGCTGAAGCAACAGCTAAGGACAGAAGTGGCAGAGAAG GAAAACCTGCAGAAGGAGCTAACTGAtttgaagaaagaaatgttatCTGTGAatgtcactcagctgtcagAAGTAATGAACAAGCAG TTACCTGCCTCAAACTGTAAACAAGGGAAATGTTCAGAGGCTCCAAAAGAGAGCTCTTCAAAGAGACACGTGTTTTATTTCTCCAAGACCAAGAAACCTCCCTCCTGCAGCAAAGATGATGGATTTTCAGCAGTTATGAAGAAATCT GAATCTGACACTGAATCCATCAGAACATCAGGTCGAACAACACCAAAGACCAAG GAAATTTACAATGAAGACCTGCAAACTCCAAGAAGAATAACAAACAGTGCTGGCAAAAGATCAAAGATCAAA TCCTACAGAATAAGGACACCTCCTGCTCTGGCAGCACACTGGGCAAAGCACAGCATAGAGCTTGACCCCAAGTCTGACAGCTCTGATCAAAATGATGTCTTG AGATTTGCAAGTGCATCCACCCCCGAgttttctgctccactctgcAAAGGCAGCATGCGGAAG ATCCAGAGCCCTGTCAAGAATAAGTCACCAGGGAACTCCTTGAAGCTAGCTGCAGTGAAAAGGATGAGAGATTCTGGTTGGACAGCTGTTATTggctgtgacaaaaaaaagaggaagagcaatGAGAAGATCTTTGCTTAA
- the sycp1 gene encoding synaptonemal complex protein 1 isoform X3, whose translation MERDRGFNFKLFVPPRVNSGQVSPVQPQGYSKSFDKFAQSMSFPNTSLVAPTKPTRQDLPKMKVVPPMEKDKMNCSPGQLYSQLFDEVEKIKCWKAQVDTDTMQKERRLQENKRTIETQRKAIQELQFANESLTIKLEEHISENEDLRNKNNATRNLCNILKDTFQRSAEKIHLFESEREETHHLFLRNSESIQKLIAAFESLRVRAEADQQEMEKVKEDFLHFEDLKEKEIAVLQTKLKDKENELQQILLDFHETQKQCKQLQDATDEQCELLKSTKTEQESFLQELRSAEQRCKETEKNCEAITAALEQSKKKYVEMIQSKDLNLEEISKVKNQQAEKLEQIQATVLDLQNSLALEIQRAKELEDKLMANNKELERRNTLLGETMEQSAKKDAQIKLLEDKLDKESKSTDSMKNKIDVTETKVKELTAELSMKTKETQLLKNEAEVAFAENGLLKMACEAAEKAQENLKEKSTVIEIKVQELEAQFLTESKKNREHTCQVEQLRKDITQHEEQYKELLSNFNELQSEKTAIQRQFEYGSSNMKAEMKVSEEKVVKLTREIQRLKEENQCLREETNSIKTRFQGEYLKTDTLQRKIEENCEHLQKNIAAKEKQIKAMETKLCSLRKKLEMTFKGQDECQKENKLLKKQMAKDAAKSSQLENVINGLHEESQNLKRLNEEGHQKLLKNLESKSAFATELENEVHQLRLTAAEAIKNKEDTERKCQHKIADMVALMEKHKSQYDRMVEKKDAELEENKKKERDIAALRKSLELDLEKYKTHNEQLKQQLRTEVAEKENLQKELTDLKKEMLSVNVTQLSEVMNKQTKKPPSCSKDDGFSAVMKKSESDTESIRTSGRTTPKTKEIYNEDLQTPRRITNSAGKRSKIKSYRIRTPPALAAHWAKHSIELDPKSDSSDQNDVLRFASASTPEFSAPLCKGSMRKIQSPVKNKSPGNSLKLAAVKRMRDSGWTAVIGCDKKKRKSNEKIFA comes from the exons atggagagagaccgAGGTTTTAActtcaaactgtttgtaccTCCCAGGGTGAATAGTGGACAGGTGTCTCCTGTTCAACCTCAG GGTTACAGTAAATCTTTTGACAAATTTGCGCAGAGCATGTCATTCCCCAATACAAGCTTGGTTGCACCAACTAAACCAACCAGACAAG aCCTTCCCAAGATGAAAGTTGTGCCACCAATGGAAAAGGACAAG ATGAATTGCAGTCCTGGACAGCTTTATTCTCAGCTGTTTGATGAAGTTGAGAAAATTAAGTGCTGGAAGGCCCAGGTTGACACTGACACCATGCAAAAGGAAAGGAGactgcaagaaaacaaaagaacaattgAAACTCAGCGCAAAGCCATTCAAGAATTGCAG tttgcAAATGAAAGTCTTACCATAAAGTTGGAGGAACATATCAGTGAAAATGAGGATTTGAGAAACAA GAACAACGCAACAAGAAACTTGTGCAACATCCTCAAAGATACTTTTCAGCGGTCAgctgagaaaatacatttat TTGAATCTGAGAGGGAAGAAACACATCACCTGTTCTTGAGAAACAGTGAAAGTATTCAG aaaTTAATTGCAGCATTTGAAAGCCTTCGTGTTCGAGCTGAAGCTGATCAACAGGAGATGgagaaag tcaaaGAGGACTTTCTGCACTTTGAAGATCtaaaagagaaagag ATTGCAGTCCTTCAAACAAAACTCAAGGATAAGGAAAATGAACTTCAGCAAATCCTGCTTGATTTCCATGAAACCCAGAAGCAATGCAAACAGCTTCAAGATGCAACAG ATGAACAATGTGAACTTctcaaaagcacaaaaactgaACAGGAATCCTTTCTTCAAGAACTACGCTCTGCAGAGCAGCGCTGTAAAGAAACTGAG AAAAATTGTGAAGCTATCACTGCAGCGCTggaacaaagcaaaaagaaatatGTAGAGATGATTCAAAGCAAAGACTTAAACTTGGAGGAGATCAGCAAAGTCAAAAATCAACAAGCAGAGAAGCTGGAGCAGATTCAAGCAACTGTTCTGGATCTACAGAATTCACTAGCCTTAGAGATACAAAG GGCCAAGGAGCTTGAGGATAAACTCATGGCAAACAACAAGGAGCttgaaagaagaaacacactTTTAG GAGAGACCATGGAACAGAGTGCAAAGAAAGATGCTCAGATCAAGCTCCTTGAAGATAAACTG GACAAGGAATCAAAATCCACTGACTCCATGAAGAATAAGATTGATGTCACTGAAACCAAAGTGAAGGAACTCACGGCCGAACTTTCTATGAAAACTAAAGAAACCCAGCTTTTAAAG AATGAAGCAGAGGTTGCCTTCGCTGAAAATGGTCTACTGAAGATGGCTTGTGAAGCTGCTGAAAAGGCACAAGAAAATTTAAAGGAGAAGTCCACAGTGATAGAG ATCAAAGTGCAGGAGCTGGAGGCACAGTTCTTAactgaaagcaagaaaaacagagaacacacctgtcaggtggagCAACTTAGAAAAGACATTACACAGCATGA AGAACAGTACAAAGAGCTACTATCCAACTTTAACGAGCTCCAGTCTGAGAAGACAGCCATTCAACGGCAGTTTGAGTATGGATCGTCTAATATGAAGGCAGAGATGAAG GTGAGTGAGGAGAAGGTTGTGAAGCTCACAAGAGAAATTCaaagactgaaagaagaaaatcaatgTTTACG agaggagacaaactCCATTAAAACCAGATTTCAAGGGGAATATCTGAAAACTGACACTCTACAGAGGAAAATAGAGGAAAAT TGTGAACATCTGCAGAAGAATAttgcagcaaaagaaaaacaaatcaaagctATGGAAACAAAG ctgtgCAGCCTCAGGAAAAAAttagaaatgacatttaaaggCCAGGACGAATGCCAAAAAGAG AATAAATTGCTTAAGAAACAAATGGCAAAGGATGCTGCAAAGTCTAGTCAACTTGAAAATGTG atcAATGGTCTTCATGAGGAGTCCCAGAACCTTAAAAGACTGAACGAGGAAGGCCATCAGAAATTGCTTAAGAATCTTGAGTCCAAATCAGCCTTTGCAACAGAGCTTGAGAATGAG GTACATCAGCTCCGATTAACTGCAGCAGAGGCGATCAAAAACAAGGAAGACACAGAGCGCAAGTGTCAGCACAAGATAGCAGATATGGTTGcactgatggaaaaacacaag AGCCAGTACGACCGGATGGTTGAAAAAAAGGATGCAGAGCTTGaagagaacaagaagaaagagagggacatCGCTGCTCTCAGAAAATCACTG GAGTTGGATCTCGAAAAGTATAAGACGCATAATGAGCAGCTGAAGCAACAGCTAAGGACAGAAGTGGCAGAGAAG GAAAACCTGCAGAAGGAGCTAACTGAtttgaagaaagaaatgttatCTGTGAatgtcactcagctgtcagAAGTAATGAACAAGCAG ACCAAGAAACCTCCCTCCTGCAGCAAAGATGATGGATTTTCAGCAGTTATGAAGAAATCT GAATCTGACACTGAATCCATCAGAACATCAGGTCGAACAACACCAAAGACCAAG GAAATTTACAATGAAGACCTGCAAACTCCAAGAAGAATAACAAACAGTGCTGGCAAAAGATCAAAGATCAAA TCCTACAGAATAAGGACACCTCCTGCTCTGGCAGCACACTGGGCAAAGCACAGCATAGAGCTTGACCCCAAGTCTGACAGCTCTGATCAAAATGATGTCTTG AGATTTGCAAGTGCATCCACCCCCGAgttttctgctccactctgcAAAGGCAGCATGCGGAAG ATCCAGAGCCCTGTCAAGAATAAGTCACCAGGGAACTCCTTGAAGCTAGCTGCAGTGAAAAGGATGAGAGATTCTGGTTGGACAGCTGTTATTggctgtgacaaaaaaaagaggaagagcaatGAGAAGATCTTTGCTTAA